From Solanum lycopersicum chromosome 4, SLM_r2.1:
ACTACAAAATTACTCAACTTATAGATGATCTCTCCGAAAAATAGTTACTAGTTATGTTCCGTAAGATTACATAAGTGAAAGAGTAGTACAGTTAGAGTAGTAAATTGCCAGCAAAATGGCTTTGACATGATGATGATTAAACTCGAATACAGCTTCATTAGAGTTCATAATGCCCATAAGTTTATCAACAATATCCTTAGCTTGATTTTGTTCATTGACTTTATGAAGGTGCTCGTTGATAACTCTCTCCAGAAACTCATCGAAAGGCTTAGATAATTCCTTCATACGACGAGACAATCCTTGGAGATCAAACACACCAAGAAAGGGAATATAATCACCAAGGTTTGGCCTTGCTGCTATAAACATCGTTTCTTTAACCAATTCATTTAAACCAAGATCCTCATCCATGTATTTCTTCCCAAATATCATCAAACAAGACATGTTTGCACTAAGAGATGATATTTTATCAGTAAGATCAACCACAACACCGCGATGCTATTTGAGGAAATCGACAAGAATTCCAAGCTCTTGTTTCCTCATAGACTGAAATGAATGAATCTTGGCATTGCTAAGCAATTGTAGAGTGCACAATTTAGCATGTTTCGCCAATAAGGTCCATACTTGCTAGACATAATATTTCTCTGATCATAGAAAATGTATTGAGAAACCTTACTATATGTTCTACTAGCAAAAACAAGATCATGGTTCTTCAAGAATTGTTGTGCAGCATAAGGAGATGAAGCAACAATGGTAGGAACAAGACCGAAACGCATAGACATTATAGGGCCATATTTTTTTAGATACTTTATGAAGATCATGGTGAATATTCTTGCCTACCATATGAAGTTTACCAATAAGTGGAAGCCCTCTTGGTCCTGGAggaaatttcttctttttcttccatATTAATTCTTGAACAAGATAAGTAAACAATGCAACTAACACAAGAGCTAGCCACATAGAATAAGCCATCctcctttttttcttaataatgtATACTTCCTTCCTCACAGTAATATATACACATTTACCAACATGGGGTTGTGGTGCACTGGTGGGAGTGTTTCATCATTGACAAGAGAATTCAAGTTTGAGCCCTAACTATGGAGAAACTCTTGTTGGGAGTGCCAACTCCGAATAGGCCCTGCAGTTCGTGATCTAGATTTAGTCGGAGCTCCAATGTAGACTCTCATCGAAtgggaaacaaaaaaaattagacattTCATTGAATAGAAAATTTAAGATATACAATTTAGAAATTTAATCGTTTGTAACTATTAAATCATGTCATtaaccaaaaaaggaaaaaagttcaagttaaattacttttaaatataaaatgtattttttaaaaatagtaaaataaaataaaatggtcCGTTTATTACATTTAACATGgaaatgtaatgaaaatgagTCAAAATCTCATTTGGTCTTCATAGTTAATATTACATATATTGACTTTGCTAACCAAGTAATTTCAACATTGTTAAGAGTTTGGGAGTACTAAAAGAGAGGTTATTTCGGATTAAGGGAGGCCGAACTCACAACACTAGCGTTTCATAGTCAATGTGTTACCACTTAATCAAGTTCATaagttaatatacatatatatttattcaattttctaGTAAAAATACCAAGTTTACGAAAAACTAGTGGGTCCATCTGAATCATGAATCCCGCCTAGTTTCGCCTCTGTTGAATGGTTTACTTTTCTCATAATTATATTAACACGTACATaccaaaaaaagttttaaatgttAGCAACATTAAGTGTTATTAGGTACTAACTATATCCGTATTCCTAGCATAGGTTCAGCTATCTGTTGAAGTTTTTGCCAGTATATGATTACATTACatcaacattttaatttaaaagattaaTGTAATTATTTGGACTAACTTAtagtaagttttttttctttcttttgattttttacgTTCCAATCcatattttataaagattgatttgtgatttttgttgtttaaaCAACTAACAATAATTCTTCTATAATTTAGTACGTTAAATATACTTTCTCTGTTTCAAATCtagttttctttttagtttaaaagaaattttgatacatttaacataactttaatttagaaccgataaaaaaatgttctttctattcATAAACTTTGTTTCAAGTCAAATTAgaccattcttttttaaacggcgAGATTCATTATCGAACTACGACTAACAACTGTTAAATTGAATAGAGCCACAGATCACACTAAATTAGTGCGCTATATAACCTACAAGTTACTTTTTTAAGGTTTAGATTAAGTGTTTTACTTATAGGATTTAAGGTTTGTTATAGTTGGTAGTTTATTcacccattttattttaggtTGATTACTGAAAAGACAATTATCAATTAGTTGTTTTAAGCAATACAACTATTGAATTGCAAAACTTTTCAAGTTGGTGCATAATTATGTTTCGaatatgtgaatttttttttactttttactgTTAGAaattgatacatatatataattgtttcaTATAATTGGTAATATATTATCcaataataattatcaattaataGACAAATACAAAACTGACACATTAGCCCAAAAGTAATAAGATttgcatttttaaaattattttttaaaataataaaagattatgttatttttcttgtgatttcCAACAATTTCTCTGGCAAAAGATTATTTAGAATTATCCCTCtccttttatattataatttttaaatcataaaaagttTTAACATTATCTCTCTGCTAACTTCTAACTGAAAAGGATACATAGTACTTAATATGTTTGAATCATATATGTAGTTAGTTTCTCTTGTAATTAGGTTTCTTATGTTCAACTAACTCCACTACtaaaaaactatcaaaaagAGACGTAGTCCCTCGCTTTTAGGCCAAAAGCGATGAAAATGCAATGCTCTACGTCCGTCACTTTTTGGCTAGACGCTTTTTCAAAAGCGATGGACTGCGTcgcaattcaattttttttaatcaaaagtgatTGACTTCAtctctatatatttattaatttttttaatttccaaaaGGCGACGTAGTCCGTCGCTTTTGTggaaatttgatttttgaaaatctcAGAAAAGTGACAGACAAAaggacaaattatttttttcattaattccaAGAAACTGACGGACTAAACCACACTGTCCGTTGCTTtttctgcaatttttttttacagtaGAAATTGTGCACCTGcaaattcaattcaattcaattgatCTATACTATTCAGACTAATCAAACACacacaattatataaacaatCTACCCCACATAAAATAAGAAACTTAAAATAACATTCGAAAGTATCaaactataaatttaaagacttataaagtctttcaaaatttttttcaaaatatgtctctaattgacaaaaaaatcataaaggACCACTGATGTAAATTAGGGAGTGGCTCCTACATAATCATCCTCATTATCTGAATTGTCTTCATAGGTATCATCGGGAGCCGAAGTAGTAGATCCACGAGTGAGATTCATCACTTGTTCTTTGATTTGCTGAACGGTCGCGCTCATGCTTTCTTGTTCAGCTACTCTTTTATGCCAGTGTTGTTGTAAATTTAGCTATTTGATTCGACATAGCAGCAATCTAAACATCGTCAAGTGCTTCGGCTTGACTTGATGATCCAATTCATTCTAATCCTAACTAGAGTTGTCTTACATTGTTTCGAGAACCTAGACCATAGACTCTACTCTTGTGTGTCCTCCCTACCACTTTTTCTATCCAAATCTAGGTAGAAAGTCCAGGTGTCGATTGGACCGAACTATCTAAATTCTCAGCGACGTAATTCTGAAACTCATTCtgcatattaaatataaaaattaacattaaCGTATATagatatcataaatatattcactattaatatacattattcatattatatagCTTACAAAAGTTTGTTCATCTCTTTCCTCCACCCAGACATCCGAATCCGactcattttctttcttcttgaCATGAGTCTTCTTGAAAACCTCCAGTGGAATGGAAGTGCGTCCCAATTCTTTTTcctatgaataaaaaaatgatatttataacgatatatatgaatcaaataattatttatttaaaagattgAATTATAACTTACCATCTCTCTTGCAATTGTTCCAACTAACATTGCACCTCCGGTCAGCAAAGAGCCACCCTTAAGACTGCCTCCAACCTTTTTGGTTTGATCTAATACTACCTTAAACTTGTCTGTGTTCCAATATACACCCAATTCATCATAAACATGTTGCAACATTCAATTTGGACGTTTATTATCATCCCGAACTTTATTTAGCCAAGCAAATAGTCTGGCAGATGCTTTCCCCTCAAATGTGGTCGAAATGACTTGATTGTATCTTGTCCCAAGTACACATAGTCtgaatgaaaaaattgaatacgTCAATTAGATcgataaaaaaaagagtaaagtataataaacttaactaaaaaatatatgtctttaaattactaaacaTGGTCTGGCGTATATTGTTTAGGATCTCACCCCAAGAGTGATAACCATATGTATAGAGTCTTCTAACACCTTCTTTTAAAGCCCCGATAACATTCTTAGTCGGATGCCACATGCAAAACACATAATAAGTATGTTAgttcatgaataatatattaaagtataagaaaaaaagaacataaactAACAAATAGATAATAAAACAAACTTATGATGATCCATCTAGCTCTATCATGACACTACCAAGTCTGGTCTTCTAGCCAGAAACTAGAGGAACCATCTCATCATCTAGAGTAGCACTAGGCATAACTGTAGCTATAGCTGAGCGTGATACATGAGGATGCTCATAAAGCTAAGTCAATTAAGGCGTACCGGACATAGCATCAGACTGCTTGCTACTACTATCTCTAATCCTCATGGAAGATAACTGAGTAAATATACTCTTGGGAGTTGAAGTACATATGGGAGATTGATTGCCTACCGATAAGGGTCATCCTCGATGAGTAGTCTATAAAGGTAGGTCCTCATAACGTATTGAAGGAAATACATGTGAAGTAGAGGAAGCATCGACTGATCAACGGTAATTAGGATAATATGTCCGAGGATCCGTCATACCAGACGAAACAGAAAGTATATGTGTATCATGGTTGATGCGCCATGGAATAAAAGAAATAGATCCCACAATATCCTCAGGATCTATCGGTCTCTTGGACTTCTTCTTTTTAGCCTTTTTAGTCCGACTAACTACAAGATGCTCGCAATGTCTATCGTTATCATCCCATTCTTCATCATCAAGTGATTCATTTTCCTCATTCTCAGACATTTCTTCCTTAACATTCAATATCTCATCATCAGACTCTTCTTATAATATGTGTTGAGGATGTGGTAGTGTGGtttccaattcaacatcaatttaTTGTTGAACAATCGCAACATCATTTTGATATGCCACATCTAAGACATTGTAAAATTTCAATTCTTCCTGCAAGATTACTTTTTATAACAATCCACCAATCAGCTTTGTCTTTACGTAATGAATATGAAGTTCGCATTTTGTACAATGATAAAAGGATCATAACTTCTTAACATCAATTATATTATGTCGATGGTCCATCTTTGCGCATCTATATTATGGGTAAAATCACTCACACCGAAATAATACAATCTTCTTCTTAGAACAACCTGAACCTCACTTCAATAATCTCATGAATGATACcataatattaaatagtttGGCAGTACCATCAACATCACCTTGTATGTAGACACTgctattattcatttttattgttcCTATAAACTTCTTTAGTTTGAAACTTAAACACATCGACACAATACTTATTCATTATCAGTACTTGAGATTCCAGTCCAAGTGCTACTTCTTTTGCTCATTGCGAATGTTGGAAACTTGAGTATCCATCATATACCTACGTGAttgttattttaagtaatataatatagtaacatgaatatgttattaaatACTTTGTGATTTTACACTTACATAGTTGTATAGCCATTTAGAAAATTTTGTAATAGATGACTTTATTTGCCCATATTTTTACGAACAAGCTGattattttacatttaagtatttaattagttaatgaacacttataattatgtaatttgataacatattttaaatacttactttagatatgtttgaatctccaaaaaaattaaataaaatatgtgtcACAATTGATTACATTTCCATATTACTGAAATCTCGCTTTTCACGCTTTTTAGATCCCCgaccattttaattaaaaattgatttcGGTGAAATGAAGGATCAATGTTGCCTTCATCATTGCGATTGGGCCTATTTCTCGTACATGAGCCTATTTCTCCTACATGACACATCATCAccaaattaataagaaaaaaatttactagTTTCTCTCACAATATGACCTTGAACAAATGATCCTTCGATCTTTCCCCTTTGCTTAATTGTTTTCTTAGATCTGTCCAATTTTTcttcatgtttatatatatatatatatatatatatatatatatatatatataccggACCTCTGAGTCAGGCCACTTGCACAAGGTGAATTGGAATATGCTCTATCACATTAAAAAAAGCTATATGGAAATATATTATCCAACTTAgtagtaataacaacaatattttcCTCTATCCGGTCTAAACTACTCTCCAACAACTTTTCAAAACACAATTCTCTAAAAAAAAGACTAACCTCTGTGATTAGTTTCCATATCCTTTCGGGTAGATGCCTAAAACTGATAGAAATTAAAGTTTCCATGAACACATGACAATCATGACTTTTCATACCTATCAATTTTCCTTCATTCGTATCTGTCATCTTTCCTAAATTTGAAGCATAGACCTATGacattctaaattttttaatccACTCACAAATTTCACGTTTCTCatccaatataaataaaaatgcgGATTTTGGATTAAGTATTCTACTATTAGGTAATTGATGTTGTCATAACTTTTCTCGTACAATATTCCTTTAAATTCATTCTtgtttttgaattgtttttaccTTACCCTTAACATCCATTACTTTGTTAAACAAAttatcaaaacaatttttttcaatgtgCATCACATCCAATAAGGCAACTCCCAAAATATGTTTTGTTTGGTCCAATTATGTTCAACGCCATATCTAGAAAGTCCTGTAACTTTAGGTAATTGAGAAACTCTCTCCCAAATTTGATGCCCTATGAGTAATGGAGGCGGAGGGGGGGTCACTTTCAACCTTATTTTCCCTAAATGCATTTTTTATCTTTCTAAACTCATGGTCCAGTGGCAAGAACTGGCGAT
This genomic window contains:
- the LOC101252480 gene encoding cytochrome P450 71AU50-like, giving the protein MSMRFGLVPTIVASSPYAAQQFLKNHDLVFASRTYSKHRGVVVDLTDKISSLSANMSCLMIFGKKYMDEDLGLNELVKETMFIAARPNLGDYIPFLGVFDLQGLSRRMKELSKPFDEFLERVINEHLHKVNEQNQAKDIVDKLMGIMNSNEAVFEFNHHHVKAILLDLLVASTDTSSTTVEWILSEVLRHPDVMKKHQNDIERVVGRNRMVEDMD